The Chitinophaga pinensis DSM 2588 region GAATACACGTAATAGTCGCAGTGCACGAAGGACCAATAGCGATTGCGCCCCAATAAAAAACACACTCAGGTAAGATGGAAGAATCGCCAGTAAATCGATGATACCAAAGAAAGAGGCAACATACAGTAAAGGCTTTTGGATGCTTATCAGCCGAAGGATATATTCTAATGTGAATAGAACCGTGAAGGTCCATTCAATCGTGTGAAAAATATGTCCATATCGCTGATGATAACTTTGAATGCTATCCAGCATGACTACTGCGATACTTAAAATGATCAGTATTAATAAGACAATGTCAAATATCTTTCCTGCCACCGTATTCGACTCATAAATAGTATTATGAAGTCTGTTTCTCCATGTAACTTTCGTATCCTGCTGCATGTTCCTCTGGTTATAATACTTTTGAATTTGCTTGGTTTATAACATTGCTTCCCGGGTCACTTTGAATCCAAGGCCCCATTTTCTCAGCTCGTCTATAACGGGGATAATCCCCTTTCCGATCTCAGTCAAACTGTACTCAACTTTCGGCGGCACCTCTCCATAGGCTCTCCGCATTATCAATCCATCACCTTCTAACTCCCTCAAATGCTGTATCAACATTTTTTCAGATACATCCTCAATTCCTCTTTTCAGATCTCCATACCGCATACACGCACCCTGCGAAAGCAAATTCAATATCTGTAGTTTCCATTTTCCATTGATCACATTCGTAGCTAACCCTACCGGACATTCAAACACTTTTTCCCCTATTTTATATAAAACTGCATTTTTCTTCATCTCATAAAATATTTAAAACCAATAATTTTTACCTCAAAGTAAGTACCAGACTTTCTAGTAAGTACTTGTCTAAAGGTACGTGCGAAGTTAGATTTGCAGAAAAAAGGCAAATTATGGAAAATAAAAAAGTCATATTACTATTGCACGGATACCCGCAAACCAGTTACGCATGGCGGTTTGTAACGCCTCTCTTAGCAAAAGAAGGATATAAAGTCATAGCTCCTGACTTACCCGGACTAGGCGATACTGCTAATCCCGTTTCTTTTGATAAAAAAACAATCGCAGTTCTTATCCATGATATGATGAAAGCAGATGGTTATAATGACATTTATCTTGTCGGACATGACTGGGGCGCCTCTGTTGCGTATAGCTATGCTGCACAATTTGGTGAGGAAGTGAAAAGGCTGGTCCTCATGGATGTTCCTCCTGTAGGGGAATATCTTAAAAAAACACCCTTACTCCCACCCAATAACAAGGGCCTTTGGTGGTTTGCGTTTCACCAGGTACATCAGTTACCCGAATTACTCGTCGCAGGGAAGGAAAGAGAATATCTGCAATGGTTTTATCATAACTCTTCGTTCAAAAAAGAGGTATTTGATAATGACACTATCAATGAATACTACCGAACTTATAGCCAAGCTGACAAAATGAGCAATGGCTTTAACTATTACCGCACGATATTACAGGATATCAATGATAACAAAGCTTTCGGACAAAATCTGCTTCAAATGCCCGTATTAGCCATCGGCGGTGAACATGGGCTCGGTCAGCTCGCTTACAATATTACCAAACCGCTCGTTGCCGACATTACCGGGGCCGTTATTCCCGATTGCGGACATTATATACAGGAAGAACAGCCGGATTTCTTAGTAAAAGAACTGATCCAGTTTTTCAGCAAATAAGATTACCGCTGATATCTCTCGTACCAGTCGGCACATGAGGCAATACTGCTATACGCGCTGTATTAATATTAAGTGGTTAGGAAATAAGGAAAATAATGAATTGATAAATGAATTATTGGCACAAAAGCATACGCTTAATTTTGCTAATTTTCCTTAAATTCATGTATTGTTTGTCTTCACCACTTAATTCCACTCCATATGAAACCCCAAAACCTACTATTCGTATTCCTGCTATTTTGTTTTGTGGCTCAGGCACAGGTTCCCTGGCTACACGTTGACGGTAACCGGATCAAAGATTCCAGTGGTAACAATATCACCTTGAGAGGTGTGTCCATCATTGCGCCGGAGCATAATAACGAGTGTACGACGTGTAACACCAAACCGATCAGCGAAATGCTGGAATGGCAGGCAGATGCCGGCAGGGACTGGCAGTCACGCGTTGTTCGTCTCCAGGTCACCTGTGCAAAGGTGAGTGATCCTGTACAGAGCTTTACTGATATTATCGATCCTTATGTACAACAGGCTATTGCAAAGGGACTATATATTATCGTAGACCTCCATTTTGTCTCGAATTATGGGCCAGGCGGCGTCCCACAGATATTTGTAATGAATTTCTGGAAGTACGTAGCCCCGAAGTATGCCAATGTACCTAACGTACTGTTTGAGGTATATAATGAACCTATCAATCCGGATGTATGGATGACTTGGAAAAGTTATATACAGCCAGTGATCGATACGATCAGAGCAGTAGCACCCCAAAATATCATCCTGGTGGGTGGTCCACAGTGGAGTACAAGGGTAAACAGTGCTGCAGCTAATCCTATAGTAGGTGCCAATCTGGTATATGTATATCATATTTACCCTAATCAGGGCGCTGCAACCACGACCAATCTGAATTCGAAATTCGGTACCGCTGCGCAGACAATTCCTGTGATGGTCACTGAATTTGGCTGGAATGACAACAGCAATTATTCGGATGGAGTAACGCACGGCACCACTAGTGCCTGGGGCTCGCCTTTCAGAACCTACCTGGATGCGCATCCGGAAATCGGCTGGACGGGATACATTTTTGACAACTTCTGGAAGCCACAGTATTTTGACTGGAGCTGGAATCTGATGAACGGAGAAAAC contains the following coding sequences:
- a CDS encoding winged helix-turn-helix transcriptional regulator; this encodes MKKNAVLYKIGEKVFECPVGLATNVINGKWKLQILNLLSQGACMRYGDLKRGIEDVSEKMLIQHLRELEGDGLIMRRAYGEVPPKVEYSLTEIGKGIIPVIDELRKWGLGFKVTREAML
- a CDS encoding alpha/beta fold hydrolase; the protein is MENKKVILLLHGYPQTSYAWRFVTPLLAKEGYKVIAPDLPGLGDTANPVSFDKKTIAVLIHDMMKADGYNDIYLVGHDWGASVAYSYAAQFGEEVKRLVLMDVPPVGEYLKKTPLLPPNNKGLWWFAFHQVHQLPELLVAGKEREYLQWFYHNSSFKKEVFDNDTINEYYRTYSQADKMSNGFNYYRTILQDINDNKAFGQNLLQMPVLAIGGEHGLGQLAYNITKPLVADITGAVIPDCGHYIQEEQPDFLVKELIQFFSK